In a genomic window of Nothobranchius furzeri strain GRZ-AD chromosome 14, NfurGRZ-RIMD1, whole genome shotgun sequence:
- the timmdc1 gene encoding complex I assembly factor TIMMDC1, mitochondrial, whose translation MPRFFCFLLPRVHAADVAAAQTPPSSSSSTSPAPGPTSSTLPSNIGKPELPDTGWERIRDLFDRDETMQYPEELTNIMKNCFVGAVAGFLYGGLPAARFARQRYIQVSQAEVYRGRVDAVRSSHHAAIRGFLRYGWRWSWRVSLIVTLFSSVSTGLSVYRDKDVLSNYVAAGVVTVGLYRLNLGLRGLVAGSVIGAVLGVPTGALILGLQRLMGETFRERRRRERRELYELKLKEWSARLHMTDELITSLDVGSQLEETSKDMQRIQELLGSNNSEESNN comes from the exons ATGCCACGTTTCTTCTGCTTCTTGCTCCCCAGGGTCCATGCAGCTGATGTGGCTGCTGCACAAacacccccctcctcctcctcctccaccagtcCCGCTCCTGGACCCACATCCAGCACCCTGCCAAGTAACATCGGCAAGCCAGAACTTCCCGACACGGGATGGGAGCGCATCAGGGACCTCTTCGATAGAGA TGAGACCATGCAGTACCCGGAGGAGCTCACCAACATAATGAAGAACTGCTTTGTGGGGGCCGTCGCTGGCTTCCTGTACGGCGGCCTGCCAGCTGCTCGCTTCGCCAGGCAGAGGTACATCCAGGTCAGCCAGGCGGAGGTGTACAGGGGTCGGGTCGACGCCGTT CGCTCCTCTCACCACGCAGCCATCCGTGGGTTTTTGCGGTACGGGTGGAGGTGGAGCTGGAGAGTCTCTCTGATTGTCACTTTGTTCAG CTCCGTCAGCACAGGACTGTCTGTGTACCGGGACAAGGACGTCCTCAGTAACTATGTCGCTGCTGGAG ttgtaaCTGTAGGCCTCTACAGACTGAACCTGGGCCTGAGAGGGTTGGTGGCTGGAAGTGTCATTGGGGCGGTTCTGGG GGTTCCTACTGGAGCGCTGATCCTAGGCCTGCAGCGTCTGATGGGAGAAACCTTCAGAGAGCGGAGGAGGCGAGAACGCAGAGAGCTTTATGAGCTCAAGCTCAAAGAATG GTCGGCCCGACTGCATATGACCGATGAGTTAATCACCAGTCTGGATGTTGGCTCCCAGTTAGAGGAAACCAGTAAAGACATGCAGAGGATCCAGGAGCTGCTCGGTTCTAACAACAGCGAGGAGTCCAACAACTGA